A window of Corallococcus macrosporus DSM 14697 contains these coding sequences:
- a CDS encoding alpha/beta fold hydrolase produces MSPSARYFHQDRLRVPDGAELYYQVQGDGLPGMVFCDGLGCDGFAWKYLAPYLVRNHRVLRWHYRGHGRSTVPEDRSRIGMLYTCDDLRRMLDAVGMERVVLFGHSMGVQVALEFHRRYAHRVCGLVLMCGSYGNPLDTFHDSTALKRAFPLIRRVVERYPGPSARLIHTVLRTELAVQLAITLEMNRERIARNDLAPYFDHLARMDPVVFVRTLDSMAEHSAGDHLPHVDVPTLVVAGDKDKFTPGWISEEMADRIPGAELELIPDGTHTAPLEAPGLVEARVERFLRERLNVRTVAAPSETPPSERTPPAL; encoded by the coding sequence ATGAGCCCCAGCGCGCGGTACTTCCACCAGGACCGCCTCCGCGTGCCGGACGGCGCGGAGCTGTACTACCAGGTCCAGGGGGATGGCCTGCCAGGCATGGTCTTCTGTGACGGCCTGGGCTGTGACGGCTTCGCCTGGAAGTACCTGGCGCCCTACCTGGTGCGAAACCACCGCGTGCTGCGCTGGCACTACCGGGGCCATGGCCGCTCCACCGTCCCCGAGGACCGCTCGCGCATCGGCATGCTGTACACCTGCGACGACCTGCGGCGGATGCTGGACGCGGTGGGGATGGAGCGCGTGGTCCTCTTCGGCCACTCCATGGGCGTCCAGGTGGCGCTGGAGTTCCACCGCCGCTACGCCCACCGCGTGTGCGGGCTGGTCCTCATGTGCGGCAGCTACGGCAACCCGCTGGACACCTTCCACGACTCCACCGCCCTCAAGCGCGCCTTCCCCCTCATCCGCCGCGTGGTGGAGCGCTACCCCGGGCCCTCCGCCCGCCTCATCCACACGGTGCTGCGCACCGAGCTGGCCGTGCAGCTCGCCATCACCCTGGAGATGAACCGCGAGCGCATCGCCCGCAACGACCTGGCGCCCTACTTCGACCACCTGGCCCGCATGGACCCGGTCGTCTTCGTGCGCACCCTGGACTCCATGGCGGAGCACAGCGCCGGGGACCACCTCCCCCATGTGGACGTGCCCACCCTGGTGGTGGCCGGAGACAAGGACAAGTTCACCCCGGGTTGGATCTCCGAGGAGATGGCGGACCGCATCCCCGGCGCCGAGCTGGAGCTCATCCCCGACGGCACCCACACCGCCCCACTCGAAGCGCCCGGGCTGGTGGAGGCCCGGGTCGAGCGCTTCCTCCGCGAGCGACTGAACGTCCGTACCGTCGCCGCCCCCTCTGAAACGCCCCCCTCGGAGCGCACCCCTCCCGCCCTTTGA